DNA from candidate division KSB1 bacterium:
AAATATCTCTCGAAACTGAAAGTGGAATTCTTTCATTTTTAAAATCCGAAGCCCCTAAACAATCTCTGTCTTACATTAACATAGGCAGCGGCATTGTTTTCGATGAATCGGGTCATATTTTAACCCGGAGCAGCATTGTCGCGGGCGCGGAATCGAATTTGGTTACATTTTCAAATGGCGTAGAATCTCCTGCGATTTTTGTCGGACATGATCCCGAAACCGGCTTTGCTGTGCTCAAAACTCAGACCGAATATTTAACCCCTGCCCGGCTGGGCGATTCTAATAATATTGTGCCTGGCGCATGGAATTTGATGATCGGCAACTCTTTGGGTGTTTATCCATCGGTGGTTTTTGGTTCGATCAATGGTATTAGAAATGATGGCATGATTCAAATATCCGCCAATTTAAACCCGGGCAATAACGGCAGCCCCATTCTTAATACAAAAGGCGAAGTCGTCGGATTGGTTGCAGGACAGATGAGCACCCGGGAGAATTTGACCGACCCATTTTTGGATCATGATTTTCACGCGACTATTTTAGCCTATCCGATTAATTGGATCAAAAAAATTGCCGAAGATATTATCCAACATGGATATGTGAGACATGGTTGGTTGGGTGTGATCGGCGAACCCGAAGGCTGGAAAGCTAAAATCAAAGAAATCAAAAAGAATAGTCCCGCTCAACAGGCCGGATTAGTTGAAGGCGATGTCGTTGTGAAATTTTCCGACAAAAATGTGAACAGTATTTCGGAGTTGGCTCGATTAGTGAAATATACTCCACCTGGCGAAACCGTTCCGGTTGAATATCTGCGGGGAGAGCAAACAATGTACTCCAATGTTAAAATTGGCGAGTGGCAGATTCACGATAAGAAACCCGAAGCCAGTCTGCCTGCTGCAAAAAATCTAACTTTAACAGAGCAAGAACGAAATCAATGGATATTAGGTAGAATCAATGAGCTTGAGAAAGAATTAAAACAGCTAAAAAAACTCGTTGAGACCCGTTGATATTTTTACAAAACCTTGAATATTGGAACCGCCTTAATAGGCGGTTTTTTATTGACTTTTATATATAATTTGCTAAATTTGACGCTTGGTTATTTGAAAAAATAGGAGATAACATGGCAAAAGATAGTAGTTTTGCAGCCAAAGTAGCGAAGGCAAGCGCTGAGCCAAGCGGCGATCACTGTCCGACCTGTGGCGAGCTGATAAGCATTGTGAAATTAGTGGCTTCTGAAAGATCTGCTACCCGGAACTCATGGAAGTTTAATGAAAAATTCGTAAAAGTTTGTAAATGTAATCACGCCGAAGTTTACGGTTAGACCTGATCGGAGAAAGATTTGATTCTCGCAAAAGTCATCGGCACGGTCTGGGCAACTCGCAAAGATGAAAAAATAACCGGCATGAAACTGCAAATTGTCCAACCGGTCGATTTAGACTACAAGCCTAAAAAAGACTTTTTTGTGGCGGTTGATTCTGTCGGCGCCGGGGTCGGCGAAATCGTTCTCGTTGTTCAAGGCAGCTCAGCCCGCCAGACGGAATTAACCGAGAATAAAGCCGTTGATGCGACCATTATGGCGATTGTCGATAAGTTGGATGCGGAGATGGAAAAATGAATTTGGCAAAGGTCATCGGCACAGTTTGGGCAACGGTTAAAGACGAGAATTTAGTCGGAGCCAAGATGCAAATCATCCAGCCTCTTGATCATAATGAAAAGAAGGTCGGCGATGCCATGGTGGCTGTTGACACAATTGGCGCAGGGCCGGGAGAGATAGTTTATTACACAACCGCCCGCGAAGCAACCATTCCGTATCCGACCCGAATTGCACCCATCGATGCTTCAATAGTGGGTATCGTGGACCGCATCGATATCTACCGGAAGAGCAATTGATTT
Protein-coding regions in this window:
- a CDS encoding EutN/CcmL family microcompartment protein, which codes for MILAKVIGTVWATRKDEKITGMKLQIVQPVDLDYKPKKDFFVAVDSVGAGVGEIVLVVQGSSARQTELTENKAVDATIMAIVDKLDAEMEK
- a CDS encoding EutN/CcmL family microcompartment protein; protein product: MNLAKVIGTVWATVKDENLVGAKMQIIQPLDHNEKKVGDAMVAVDTIGAGPGEIVYYTTAREATIPYPTRIAPIDASIVGIVDRIDIYRKSN
- a CDS encoding serine protease, which codes for MVTQKIKPVIRSFVFSPLFLLCYFYPANAQEFLESLEKDIAKLIDSSKTSVVTVASRFSHEISLETESGILSFLKSEAPKQSLSYINIGSGIVFDESGHILTRSSIVAGAESNLVTFSNGVESPAIFVGHDPETGFAVLKTQTEYLTPARLGDSNNIVPGAWNLMIGNSLGVYPSVVFGSINGIRNDGMIQISANLNPGNNGSPILNTKGEVVGLVAGQMSTRENLTDPFLDHDFHATILAYPINWIKKIAEDIIQHGYVRHGWLGVIGEPEGWKAKIKEIKKNSPAQQAGLVEGDVVVKFSDKNVNSISELARLVKYTPPGETVPVEYLRGEQTMYSNVKIGEWQIHDKKPEASLPAAKNLTLTEQERNQWILGRINELEKELKQLKKLVETR